Proteins encoded in a region of the Anopheles aquasalis chromosome 2, idAnoAquaMG_Q_19, whole genome shotgun sequence genome:
- the LOC126570165 gene encoding putative sodium-coupled neutral amino acid transporter 10, with amino-acid sequence METNSVQTVTLTNSIIGVGILSMPFCFQKCGIVLSIVLLLLSSYVTRLVCSYMVKSAIISRRKNFEQIAFYAFGSAGKLLVELCVVGYLLGTCIAYFVVVGDLGPQITAKILSLDESNTLRSWVMIVVTIVCIIPLGMLRNVDSLASVCSASLGFYLCLVLKVMSEASNQFHQSGWFDRLDLWRWSGILQCMPIFTMALSCQMQIFEVYATMPTTSLDKMSRVIRQSTNICTLIYVAIGFFGYVAFNGHRFSGNILVDFSPSFVSDVIKIGFVLSVAFSFPLAIFPCRVSLYSLLYKRSSDAHLYIPESKFRPLTVVIVVVSLIVGLLIPSIEVVIGLVGSTIGVAICLIIPAACYMTICKTNISEKKVAQVMIAFGFLTMVLGTYANLQAIDSTASEKKYDISTAIPLESIFEEPKPNVQLTKGTSNDKLPQPQPPEKIIPKINKSQELPKNTLAKPNAPVVPVPKQSESKPASEQARVGVNQDAILQKGQSIAVEEKQTIQNEISELKNEKKVLEEEMKNIKEELVKKNQESEQRKKLDQIVEPMAVPSNAKLQEPPAPPPPLELANEPHKNPDRPSDPIVKLLTAGGTNKTVPLPAANVGDGTNFVLQKKPPVQPINDADRVPIEGGGEGELPVDLRADPADTLPAVSDRNQTETDAMHAGSKSEPKYGALAEAKKGEQQPAAVPVFQSKAQQEKAKESAAPLPPLPVEVVPEEDKVAKGEEPPERKSKESGEGAAGKRDLLTMRFKRESELQLGHTVQADENCPKPSATNSGVVTVDEEK; translated from the exons ATGGAAACGAACTCCGTGCAAACGGTCACGCTAACGAACAGTATCATCGGAGTGGGCATTTTGTCTATGCCGTTCTGCTTCCAGAAG TGCGGAATCGTGCTCTCGatagtgctgctactgctcagCAGCTATGTGACCCGCCTCGTTTGTAGTTATATGGTCAAATCGGCCATCATCTCGAGGAGGAAAAACTTTGAACAGATCG CTTTTTACGCCTTTGGATCGGCCGGCAAACTGCTGGTGGAGTTATGCGTGGTCGGCTACCTACTGGGAACATGTATCGCGTACTTCGTGGTGGTCGGTGACCTTGGGCCGCAGATCACGGCCAAGATACTGTCGCTGGACGAGAGCAACACGCTGCGATCATGGGTGATGATAGTGGTGACGATCGTGTGCATCATCCCGCTGGGTATGCTCCGGAATGTCGACAGCCTGGCGTCGGTCTGCTCTGCCTCCCTGGGATTCTACCTTTGTCTCGTGCTGAAAGTAATGTCCGAGGCCAGCAATCAGTTCCACCAAAGTGGCTGGTTCGATCGGTTGGATCTGTGGAGGTGGAGCGGTATACTGCAGTGTATGCCCATCTTCACAATGGCCCTTTCGTGTCAGAT gcAAATATTCGAAGTGTACGCTACGATGCCCACGACATCGCTGGACAAGATGAGCCGTGTCATCCGCCAGTCCACCAACATCTGCACTCTCATCTACGTCGCGATCGGTTTCTTCGGCTACGTGGCATTCAATGGGCACCGGTTTTCCGGTAACATTCTGGTAGACTTTTCACCGTCCTTCGTGAGCGACGTCATCAAGATCGGGTTTGTGCTGTCGGTTGCATTCAGCTTCCCGCTGGCGATCTTCCCGTGTCGGGTCAGCCTGTACTCGCTGCTCTACAAACGGTCCTCTGACGCCCACTTGTACATTCCCGAGTCCAAGTTCCGCCCCCTGacggtcgtcatcgttgtgGTGTCTCTGATAGTCGGACTCCTGATACCATCGATCGAAGTGGTAATCGGTCTGGTGGGCTCAACTATCGGGGTGGCCATCTGTTTGATCATTCCAGCAGCGTGCTACATGACGATTTGCAAGACAAACATTAGCGAGAAGAAGGTCGCGCAGGTGATGATAGCATTCGGGTTTCTTACCATGGTACTGGGAACGTATGCCAATCTGCAGGCGATAGATAGTActgcgagcgagaaaaagtaCGATATCTCCACCGCCATTCCActggaatcgatttttgaGGAACCCAAACCTAATGTGCAACTGACGAAAGGGACGAGCAATGATAAACTTCCACAGCCGCAACCTCCCGAGAAGATAATACCAAAGATAAATAAATCGCAAGAGTTACCCAAGAACACGCTGGCGAAACCGAACGCACCGGTAGTGCCGGTTCCGAAGCAATCAGAATCAAAACCAGCCAGCGAACAGGCACGTGTCGGTGTTAACCAGGATGCAATACTGCAAAAGGGACAATCGATCGCTGTTGAAGAGAAGCAAACGATTCAGAATGAGATTAGTGAGctgaaaaacgaaaagaaggtGCTCgaggaagaaatgaaaaacatcaAGGAAGAGCTGGTGAAGAAGAACCAGGAGTCGGAACAGCGGAAGAAACTGGACCAGATAGTGGAACCAATGGCGGTACCAAGTAACGCCAAGCTCCAGgaacctccagcaccaccaccaccgctggaaCTGGCAAATGAGCCGCACAAGAATCCCGATCGTCCGAGCGATCCGATCGTTAAACTACTTACCGCCGGTGGTACCAATAAAACCGTCCCTCTGCCGGCGGCCAACGTTGGTGATGGCACTAATTTTGTGTTACAGAAGAAACCGCCGGTGCAGCCGATAAACGATGCCGATCGGGTACCGATCGAAGGTGGCGGTGAAGGCGAACTACCGGTGGATCTGAGAGCGGACCCAGCGGATACACTACCAGCAGTATCCGATCGCAATCAGACGGAAACAGATGCCATGCATGCCGGTTCCAAATCGGAACCAAAGTATGGTGCGCTAGCAGAGGCTAAGAAGGGCGAGCAGCAACCCGCAGCAGTACCCGTGTTCCAGAGCAAAGCGCAACAAGAGAAGGCAAAGGAAAGCGCagcaccgttgccaccgttacCGGTGGAAGTGGTGCCTGAAGAGGACAAGGTGGCAAAGGGGGAGGAACCGCCAGAGcggaaatcaaaagaaagcGGCGAAGGGGCCGCCGGCAAGCGTGATTTGTTAACAATGCGCTTTAAGCGCGAATCGGAACTGCAGCTTGGGCACACGGTGCAAGCAGACGAAAACTGTCCCAAACCTAGCGCCACAAACTCGGGCGTCGTTACGGTTGATGAAGAAAAGTGA
- the LOC126580990 gene encoding microfibrillar-associated protein 1, whose protein sequence is MSPPTTQFGIQSTAGAIPVKNTKGEISMQKVKVHRYVSGKRPEYAQYASSDEESEEDDFLENRRTNNEEQQNREDSDNNDLPEDVDDPRIRRLQAIRAEDPSELDLDRRERHRVIHEPELVQSEDEHDRGGSDDDRMVESGDEEQGREKSGARRRHISLGSESESEAELSDTEIERRRQMLKAKMLQQKQREEEELLQKQEEEGLSESEESESSEYEEETESDEENEPRLKPLFVRKKDRTTIIEKEREANRQKQLEHETKKAAKERRKQTLRLVEETIKKELEKAKVENEPSLNDINTDDENDEVEYEAWKLRELKRIKRDREEKEQLEKEKQEIERLRNMTEEERRQELRNNPKQITNKNAKGKYKFLQKYYHRGAFYLDEEDDVYKQDFSAPTLEDHFDKTILPKVMQVKNFGRCGRTKYTHLVDQDTTKFDSPWVADTPNSTMFLTDRAGGMKQVFDKPSLYRKKREA, encoded by the exons ATGAGTCCTCCAACCACACAATTCGGTATTCAAAGTACCGCTGGAGCGATTCCagtgaaaaacacaaaag GAGAGATATCGATGcaaaaggtaaaagtgcaTCGATACGTATCCGGTAAGCGTCCCGAGTATGCACAGTATGCCAGCAGTGATGAGGAATCGGAAGAAGATGACTTCCTGGAAAACCGTCGAACCAACAACGAGGAACAACAGAACCGTGAAGATTC TGACAACAATGATCTGCCGGAGGATGTGGATGATCCGCGCATCCGACGGTTGCAAGCTATTCGAGCGGAAGATCCCAGCGAGCTGGACTTGGACCGACGGGAACGGCACCGCGTCATTCATGAACCGGAGCTGGTACAGTCGGAAGATGAGCATGATCGGGGCGGAAGCGACGATGACCGTATGGTGGAAAGTGGTGATGAGGAGCAGGGCCGTGAGAAAAGTGGTGCCCGGCGAAGGCACATTTCACTCGGCTCagagtccgagtccgaggcTGAGCTCAGCGATACCGAGATCGAACGGCGACGCCAGATGCTTAAGGCCAAGATGCTTCAGCAGAAGCAACGCGAAGAGGAGGAACTTTTGCagaagcaggaagaggaaggactCTCGGAGTCGGAAGAATCGGAAAGCTCCGAGTACGAGGAGGAAACGGAGAGTGATGAGGAGAATGAGCCCCGGTTGAAGCCACTGTTCGTCCGAAAGAAGGATCGTACGACGATTATCGAGAAAGAACGTGAAGCCAATCGACAGAAGCAGCTAGAGCATGAGACGAAAAAGGCAGCCAAAGAGCGCCGGAAACAAACGCTACGGTTGGTCGAGGAAACGATCAAGAAGGAGCTCGAAAAGGCCAAGGTGGAGAACGAACCGTCGCTCAACGATATCAACACGGACGATGAGAACGATGAAGTGGAATACGAGGCGTGGAAATTGCGGGAACTGAAACGTATCAAGCGTGAccgggaggagaaggaaca ACTCGAGAAGGAGAAACAGGAGATCGAGAGGTTGCGAAACATGACGGAAGAGGAACGACGTCAAGAGCTGCGCAACAACCCGAAGCAGATTACCAACAAGAACGCGAAGGGCAAGTACAAGTTCCTGCAGAAGTACTACCATCGTGGTGCGTTCTACctggacgaggaggacgacgtgTACAAGCAGGACTTCTCGGCACCCACGCTCGAGGATCACTTCGACAAGACCATCCTGCCGAAGGTGATGCAGGTGAAAAACTTTGGCCGCTGCGGGCGTACCAAGTACACGCATCTGGTGGACCAGGACACGACCAAATTCGATTCGCCCTGGGTTGCTGACACACCGAACAGCACCATGTTCCTGACGGATCGGGCCGGCGGTATGAAGCAGGTGTTTGACAAACCCTCACTTTATCGCAAAAAGCGTGAAGCATAA
- the LOC126580991 gene encoding protein disulfide-isomerase A6 homolog yields MILRVFVVLCCVASSFALYSSSDDVIALTTANFDKSVLKSDEIWVVEFYAPFCGHCRNLVPEYRKAATALKGVIKVGGINCEEEQSLCGQHGVRGYPTIKIFGQNKRSPVDYNGQRTAKDIAESALAEAKKKIKNVLGGGSSSSGGDSGSSSGSKDDVIELTDANFDKLVLQSEDTWLVEFYAPWCGHCKNLAPHWAKAATELKGKVKLGALDATVHQVKASQFGVQGYPTIKYFPGGSKDRNSAEDYDGGRTSSDIVNWALEKYSDNIPAPELVQLTSEKVARDTCESKPLCVVSVLPHILDCDAACRNRYLGILRTMGEKYKKKQWGWLWTEGGAQLELESTLDIGGFGYPAMAVVNLKKMKYSLLRGSFSEEGINEFLRDLSYGRGHTAPVKGAELPKIHTIEAWDGKDGQLPEEEEIDLSDVDLDEKDEL; encoded by the coding sequence ATGATTCTCCGGGTCtttgtggtgctgtgctgcgtgGCCAGCTCGTTCGCGCTGTATTCGTCCTCCGACGATGTGATCGCTCTGACGACGGCCAACTTCGATAAGAGCGTCCTGAAGAGCGACGAGATCTGGGTCGTCGAGTTCTACGCACCGTTCTGCGGCCACTGCCGCAACCTGGTGCCCGAGTACCGGAAGGCAGCTACCGCCCTGAAGGGTGTCATCAAAGTCGGCGGCATAAACTGTGAGGAAGAGCAGTCGCTCTGCGGTCAGCACGGTGTGCGCGGCTACCCGACGATTAAGATCTTTGGCCAAAACAAGCGCTCCCCGGTCGACTATAATGGTCAGCGTACCGCGAAGGATATTGCCGAATCGGCCCTGGCTGaggcaaagaaaaagatcAAGAATGTGCtgggcggtggcagcagcagcagcggtggtgacagcggcagcagcagcggatccAAGGATGACGTGATCGAGCTGACCGATGCCAACTTTGAtaagctggtgctgcagagCGAGGATACGTGGTTGGTCGAGTTTTATGCACCGTGGTGTGGTCACTGCAAGAACCTGGCCCCACACTGGGCCAAGGCAGCGACGGAGCTGAAGGGCAAGGTTAAGCTCGGTGCCCTCGATGCGACAGTTCACCAGGTCAAGGCTTCTCAGTTCGGCGTGCAGGGTTACCCGACGATCAAATACTTCCCGGGTGGTTCGAAGGATCGTAACTCCGCCGAAGACTACGACGGTGGCCGAACGTCTTCCGACATCGTCAACTGGGCACTGGAGAAGTACAGCGACAACATTCCGGCCCCGGAACTGGTGCAGCTAACCTCGGAGAAAGTGGCCCGCGATACCTGCGAGAGCAAACCGCTCTGCGTAGTGTCCGTGCTTCCGCACATTCTCGATTGTGATGCGGCGTGCCGCAACCGGTACCTCGGCATTCTCCGGACGATGGGCGAAAAGTACAAGAAGAAGCAGTGGGGCTGGCTGTGGACGGAGGGTGGCGcacagctggagctggaatcGACGCTAGACATTGGAGGCTTCGGTTAcccggcgatggcggtggtgaatctgaagaagatgaagtacTCGCTGCTGCGCGGTTCGTTCTCCGAGGAGGGCATCAACGAGTTCCTGCGCGATCTGTCGTACGGCCGTGGTCACACTGCACCGGTCAAGGGCGCTGAGCTGCCCAAGATCCACACGATCGAGGCGTGGGACGGCAAGGATGGCCAGCTgccggaagaggaggaaatcgATCTGTCCGATGTCGATCTCGATGAGAAGGATGAGTTGTAA
- the LOC126581184 gene encoding male-specific lethal 3 homolog, whose protein sequence is MVSTRGHSTKYKFSDGEKVLCYEPDPTKAKVLYDSKVLEVSEGKDKRGRRLIEYLIHFQGWNSSWDRKVSEDFILKDTEENRQLQKDLAEKAQLFQGAYLYRKERKKQRAKSLTDRIESLTSAKGQPGGSSEEGSSCSTGFGRDDNDYNIDDMDDYYSSSVEESAHEEDKVYLQVGNKLRNHLELDYRMIHTEGVLVELPAKLPVVTILEAFVRYYTLRQLFECGQAGLLKSRRRNSSALRSEQKCRDYEQIRTNVELCKEVADGLRLYFDFTLADYLLYPLEQTQAQVVLAEENLANFTYIASQSLSLDMLTVRLESPMADPQPASEHTEPSSAATTAEERRRRRLRSHKNEENEFVLDFAALQQGQTGTGVSPAAGGNLSPFGASLNILRSILPQNVTISREAKEILDDVFRWRILPSNAPAEPSMIYGAIHLARLIVKLPEFLSATAMMDEKLKLLLKFLDTFAEFIEAHEEWFGSQFYFNTREGEGPVE, encoded by the exons ATGGTGTCCACCCGCGGCCACAGCACAAAGTACAAATTCTCCGACGGCGAAAAGGTGCTTTGCTACGAACCCGACCCCACCAAGGCGAAAGTGCTGTATGATTCGAAG GTGCTGGAGGTATCGGAAGGAAAGGATAAGCGAGGCCGGCGTCTCATCGAGTATCTGATTCACTTTCAAGGATGGAACTCGTCCTGGGACCGGAAGGTGAGCGAAGATTTTATACTCAAGGACACGGAAGAGAACCGCCAGCTGCAGAAAGATTTGGCCGAAAAGGCCCAACTTTTCCA GGGCGCCTACTTGTATCGAAAGGAGCGGAAAAAGCAACGCGCGAAAAGTTTGACGGATCGCATCGAGAGCCTGACAAGCGCGAAAGGACAGCCAGGCGGCTCGTCGGAAGAGGGCAGCTCGTGCAGTACCGGCTTCGGAAGGGACGACAACGATTACAACATAGATG ATATGGACGACTATTACAGCAGCTCGGTTGAGGAGAGTGCACACGAGGAGGACAAGGTGTATCTGCAGGTTGGCAACAAGCTTCGCAATCATCTCGAGCTGGACTACCGCATGATACACACCGAAGGTGTGCTAGTGGAACTACCCGCCAAGCTACCGGTCGTCACGATACTGGAAGCTTTCGTGCGCTACTACACCCTACGCCAGCTGTTCGAGTGTGGTCAGGCGGGTTTGCTAAAGTCCCGGCGCCGAAACAGCTCGGCGCTGCGCAGCGAGCAAAAGTGCCGTGACTACGAGCAAATCCGTACGAACGTGGAGCTGTGCAAGGAGGTGGCCGACGGGCTTCGGCTTTACTTCGATTTTACGCTCGCCGATTATCTGCTGTACCCGCTGGAGCAAACTCAGGCACAGGTTGTGCTGGCCGAGGAAAACTTGGCCAACTTTACGTACATTGCATCGCAGAGCCTATCGCTCGACATGTTGACCGTACGGTTGGAGTCACCCATGGCGGATCCGCAACCGGCCAGCGAACACACCGAACCATCCAGTGCGGCCACTACGGCCGAAGAACGCCGCCGGCGTCGTTTGCGTTCGCACAAGAACGAGGAGAACGAGTTCGTGCTCGATTTTGCCGCCCTGCAGCAGGGACAGACGGGAACGGGCGTATCACCGGCCGCTGGCGGTAATCTATCACCCTTCGGTGCGAGTCTCAACATTCTACGGTCGATTCTACCGCAAAACGTCACCATCTCGCGGGAAGCCAAAGAGATTCTGGATGATGTGTTCCGGTGGCGCATACTGCCATCGAATGCTCCCGCCGAACCTTCAATGATCTACGGTGCGATCCACCTGGCCCGGTTAATCGTGAAGCTACCGGAATTTCTATCCGCAACGGCCATGATGGACGAGAAGCTGAAGCTGTTGCTAAAGTTTCTGGACACTTTTGCCGAATTCATCGAGGCGCACGAGGAATGGTTCGGCAGTCAGTTCTATTTCAACACCCGGGAAGGTGAGGGACCGGTGGAATGA
- the LOC126580992 gene encoding uncharacterized protein LOC126580992 translates to MKDLDYWFNIREAQPDQRFQRDFNATSFPKLLQDAKNAEKQVKQLQARCDSMRKFISKLESNALPSKKQIKVDNDRLRQRLLTIRAKVGQTWKQYSELMGKLGAACDEFEFTFDRFEYQPDLLEIQYAERPLPAVIYRKLIAHWTDCNETINQAVLQIDSIGSDIVQPSEDALESVEKDIQALALQEQQLSTRVVSLDGQLQEYLRAHSLAYNPRLIPTVEETDEQARSLLSEIKQLQEVLHQQAPALKANEVKRIQNRIEEIKGLQQLQKTSCRVLNLNNAIIPIIEVLHVRQLQELNTLLARLSLTLLEELGGILRLLFIYRADDDDLNVSLNSFRTEKITGIRIVIIDEKDEEHELAIESGKPHLATLLVYISFLYVDGCKLLIMDEEFEHLFGGTGRMLRTVERNFPNMQFIRVSSKNQ, encoded by the exons ATGAAGGATTTAGACTACTGGTTCAACATTCGCGAAGCGCAGCCAGATCAAAG GTTTCAACGAGACTTCAATGCCACTTCCTTCCCCAAGTTGCTACAGGACGcgaaaaatgcagaaaaacaGGTCAAGCAACTGCAGGCACGCTGCGATTCTATGAGAAAGTTCATAAGCAAGCTTGAATCGAACGCCTTACCTTCCAAGAAGCAGATCAAGGTGGATAACGATCGATTGCGCCAAAGGCTTCTTACCATTCGAGCGAAAGTCGGACAAACGTGGAAACAATATAGCGAGTTGATGGGGAAGCTCGGTGCCGCTTGCGACGAATTTGAATTTACGTTCGACCGCTTCGAGTACCAGCCTGATTTACTCGAAATCCAATATGCTGAGCGACCCCTACCAGCGGTCATCTATCGCAAGCTGATTGCACACTGGACCGACTGCAATGAAACCATCAACCAAGCGGTCCTTCAAATTGATTCCATTGGCAGTGATATCGTTCAACCGTCAGAAGACGCTCTAGAGTCCGTAGAAAAGGACATTCAGGCACTCGCCCTTCAAGAACAGCAACTCTCGACCCGCGTTGTGTCGCTGGATGGACAATTGCAGGAATATCTACGAGCGCATTCGCTAGCGTACAATCCCCGGCTGATACCAACGGTGGAGGAAACGGACGAACAAGCCCGATCGCTATTGAGCGAAATCAAACAGCTTCAGGAAGTGTTGCACCAGCAGGCACCAGCGCTGAAAGCGAACGAAGTGAAACGCATCCAGAATCGCATCGAAGAAATAAAAGGTTTGCAGCAATTGCAGAAAACATCGTGCCGTGTGCTGAACCTTAACAACGCGATCATACCGATCATCGAAGTGTTGCACGTGCGTCAGTTGCAAGAGCTCAACACCTTGTTGGCTCGCTTATCCTTGACGCTACTGGAGGAACTCGGTGGAATTCTACGCCTGCTCTTCATCTATCgagccgacgatgatgatttaaACGTGTCGCTG AATTCATTTCGTACCGAGAAAATAACTGGAATACGCATTGTTATTATCGACGAAAAAGACGAGGAGCACGAGCTGGCCATTGAAAGCGGTAAACCGCACCTGGCGACACTGCTGGTCTATATTAGCTTCCTGTACGTCGATGGCTGCAAGCTGCTGATAATGGACGAAGAATTCGAG CATCTTTTCGGAGGAACCGGTCGCATGCTGCGGACGGTAGAGAGAAACTTCCCCAACATGCAGTTCATCAGAGTCAGCAGCAAGAACCAGTAG